The DNA sequence TTACTTGGTGTTGAGGTTTGTTCATTACCTCGAGTGTGTTACCTCGCTCAACAACCTTACCATGTGACATTACCATCATGGTGTCACTAAAGTGTCTTACGATACCCAGGTTATGGGAAATCAGGATATAGGCCAAGCCCATCTGCTGTTGTAAATCTAATAGTAAATTAATCATTTGCGAACGCAGGGAAGGGTCAAGCGCTGCTAATGCTTCATCTAAGATAATGACTTGCGGTTGCAATATAATCGCTCTAGCAAGCGAAATACGCTGTTTTTGACCACCAGAGAACATATGAGGGTAGAAATTCATATGATCGCCTAATAAGCCGACTTTCTGCAATGTCGTTCGAATAAGTTGCCTTCTTTGCCCTTCATCAAGTTTAGTGTTGAGCTTTAGTGGCTCATCAAGCAGCTGTAATATGGTTAGGCTCGGGTTTAATGTTGTTCCTGAGTCTTGAAAGATCATTCGTATATGTTGACAGCGTTGCTTTAATTTTTGGCTTTGTAGTAGCTGTCCGTTGAGGTAAATTTTGCCGCTCGTGGGTGATTCAGCGCCAACCAGGATTTTGGCAAGTGTTGACTTTCCTGAGCCTGTTTCCCCAACAATGGCGAGTGTTTTGTTGGCTTCAACTGAAAATGAAATCGGCGCTAGCGCTTCAAAGGTATTTTGATTAAACAAAAGCCCTTTTAAGCGAAAACACTTACTAATGTCTTGGACATCAAGGAGGACTGTCATTGATAAGTATCCTTTAATGAAAAGTGGCAACTTACTTTGTGGCCATGGTAATTACTAACGCCAGGAGCGATAACACAGGCTTGTTGCGCCCTAGGGCACCTCGGTCCTAAACGACAGCCAATAGGCAAATGCTGAAGAATTGGAATGCTGCCAGGCAATGTCATTAGCCTTGATTTACTTGGTAGCTGCAGATTCGCTTTAGGACTGCTATCAACTAGTGCTCTGGTATATGGGTGTAAAGGGGTTTTGAAAATTTGCTCGGTTGTGCCTGCTTCAACAAATTGACCGCTGTACATCACGGTAATGGTATTAGTCCAATGAGTGATATTTTCTAAATC is a window from the Litorilituus sediminis genome containing:
- a CDS encoding ATP-binding cassette domain-containing protein, translating into MTVLLDVQDISKCFRLKGLLFNQNTFEALAPISFSVEANKTLAIVGETGSGKSTLAKILVGAESPTSGKIYLNGQLLQSQKLKQRCQHIRMIFQDSGTTLNPSLTILQLLDEPLKLNTKLDEGQRRQLIRTTLQKVGLLGDHMNFYPHMFSGGQKQRISLARAIILQPQVIILDEALAALDPSLRSQMINLLLDLQQQMGLAYILISHNLGIVRHFSDTMMVMSHGKVVERGNTLEVMNKPQHQVTKKLMMSQNFQLKHHHC